Within the Gracilinema caldarium DSM 7334 genome, the region TAAAGGGAAAGAAACACACTATCACAGTGTTAAGGATAGTGAAAAAGAAGGTCTTGCAATTATTCATCAGGAACTGGCATTAAGTCCTTATCTTTCGATATATGAGAATATTTTTTTAGGACATATGCGGACATCGCTGGGGATAATTAACTGGGACTATTATATCAAAGAGTCACAAAAATATCTGGAACAGGTAGGTCTCAGAGAAAATCCAGCAACCATTGTTAGCAAAATGGGAGTAGGGAAACAGCAATTGGTAGAAATTGCCCGTGCGCTTTCTAAAAAAGTAGAATTATTAATCCTCGATGAACCAACCTCGTCTTTAAATGATGATGAAAGTGAAAAGTTGCTTAAGCTTATTTTGGAATTAAAACAGCAGGGAATTACCTGTATCATGATAAGTCATAAATTGAACGAAGTACTCGAAATAGCCGATACGGTAACTGTGCTACGCGATGGTAAATCAATATCAACCTATGATGTGAAAAAAGATAAACTAACAGAAGCAATGCTGATACGAGATATGGTAGGCCGAGATCTAACGACCCGTTTCCCGGAACGTAAAAATAAACCTGGCGAAGTTATTTTAGAGGTAAAGAATTGGACTGTATATCATCCAGATTATCACACGATCAAAGTAGTCGATAATGCATCGTTCTATGCTCGCAAAGGAGAGATCGTCGCTTTTTGCGGTCCTATGGGTGCAGGACGTACCGAACTTATGATGAGTATTTATGGCCGGTCTTATGGTTCTCGAGCAGAGGGAGAACTGCGAATGAGGGGTCAAAAAGTTGATACCAGTGATACACGGAAAGCAATTGAAGCAGGCATAGGATATGTATCTGAGGACAGAAAAAATCTTGGTCTTATTTTAATTCAGGATGTAAAGTCAAATATTTCTATTTCGAGTTTAAATAAATTATCGAAAGTCGGTGTGGTGAATTCTTCTTTGGAAATCCGAGAAGCTGAACGATTTAAAAATGAACTCCGTATTAAGACCCCATCGATACATCAGTTGACCAGGAATCTTTCTGGCGGAAACCAGCAAAAAGTTGCATTAAGCCGATGTATGCTTTCAGATCCGGAAATATTTATTGTTGATGAACCAACGAGAGGTATTGATGTGGGAGCAAAATCAGAAATCTATCATATTCTTAATGATATGGCTGCTTATGGAAAAACCATAATCATGGTGACATCCGAATTACCGGAAGCAATTGGAATGGCAGACCGAATATATGTAATGAATGAAGGCCGAATCAAGGGCGAACTTACCCGAGATGAGGCTACCCAAGAAAAAATAATGCATATTGCGTTGTTAAATTAGAAGGAGCAGGTATGAGCGATACGACAGTCACATCTTCATCTATCAGAAATCTTATTAAGGCAAACATACGGAATTATTCCATGGTCCTGATGCTTGCCCTGATTATGATAATATTCTCTTTTTTAACTGATGGCGTAAATCTCAATTCTCGTAATTTTACCAATATTTTCATGCAGAACAGTTATATTCTTCTGCTCGCAGTTGGAATGGTTCTGGTAATAATTGTAGGAAATATAGATCTCTCCGTAGGTTCGGTTGCTGCTTTTATCGGTGCTATTAGTGCCATGCTCTATAATTCTGGTGCCAATATGTTTGTAACCATATTGTTAAGCATCATTCTCGGTGTACTTATTGGTGCGTTTCAGGGAGCATGGATTGCTTACGCAAAGATTCCTGCTTTTATTGTTACTTTGGCAGCGCAATTACTCTTCAGGGGTCTCACGTATATCATTACTAATGTAAGCCCCATATCCCTACGGGATGATAATTTTAAACAAATAGCATCCGGTATGGCAAATATAAATGTTCTCACAATTAATGGGGTGTATTACACAGCTCTAGTAGCAGGTGTAGTAGTATTTCTCATATATGTGGTTTTAGAGATTCAGGGGCGGCGAAATAAAATAAAATATGGTTTTAAAGTTTCTCCTATGAGCTTTTTTATAATTAAACTGTTGGTAATAGGACTCTTAATTTTTGGACTAAGCCAACGTTTTGCAACGTACCGCGGTATACCAATAGTGGTGATTGTATTAGGGGTAACTATTATATTCTTTAGCTTTATTACTAATAATACGGTAATAGGCCGCTATATCTATGCTGTCGGTGGAAATGCACGATCTGCAAAGCTGTCCGGTATCAATTCTGAATTAGTTGTATTTGTAGTTCAGCTCATAATGGGGGGACTAACTGGTCTTGCTGGAGTTGTGTTTACTGGTTATATGAACTCTGCTCTTCCGCAAGCTGGTAATAACTTTGAACTTGATGCGATTGCAGCATGTTTTATCGGCGGAGCTTCAGCAAGTGGTGGAATCGGTACGGTTATTGGTGCGATAGTAGGTGGACTTGTAATGGCTGCAATAAATAATGGAATGTCATTGATGAATATTCAGGCCCAGTGGCAATATGTGGTAAAAGCGTTGGTACTTCTCTTGGCTGTATTCTACGATATTTATACCCGAAGAAAGACTGGTTTGGGTTGATAGGTAATATAAAGGCGGCCAATGAGGCCGCTTTTTTGTTTTAATTAAGGTTGTTTTATTAAGGTTGTACTGTTAAGTTTCTAACCCAGCGTTCCTTTTTGAGATACCAGCGTGCTATTAGATATTTAACCACATCGGTAATTTTAATGATTGCAAACATGAGCACTGGTCCGATACCGGTTCCAAGGGTGAGTATAATAGCCCCCGGAACGAACAGGAGGGTATTGACTGAGACATCCACATACATCCCAAGAGCAGTATCTCCACCTGCTCGAGAAATAGCAAACTGTGCATTAAGAACTGTCCATATAGGCATATACAATGCAATTACCATCACGAGGCCTCTCGTAATGCTTTGGGCGTTGGGGGTCAGGTTGCCAAAAACAAGAGGAATCAGCAAGGTTGATAGAACTGCCCCAAAACCAACCACTATTCCTGCAATAAAAGCCCCAAATTTAAGCCAGTTCGCCCGGTTTCGGGCTTCATCGAGACGGCCTGCCCCAAGGACGCCACCGACAACTACAGCGGTAGCTGCATGAATACCGCCAAAGACAAGGAAAAAGATGTTTGCTATGGTCCAGCCCGCGGCCATTCCGGCAACTACTTCTGCACCTCCTCGGCTGTTATAAAGGGCTGTTACAACAGTCTCTGAAACCACCCAAGTTGTTTCAGAAAGCACCATCATTCCGGATTTACCTAGAATTTCTCCCATAAGTTTTGGTTTGATATGATGAAGTTGTAAAAAGGGTACATAGAAATCAATCGCCTTGAGTCGGATATAGATGAGAAAAGCTCCAACTTCGATCAGGCGGGCGGTAATAGTTGCGATGGCTGCACCGGTAATTTCGAGTCGTGGTGCACCAAGGTTTCCATAGATCAATATATAGTTTCCAAATGTATTAACGAGCGTCGATAGAACTGATATAACAAGGGGTATACGGGGTAATCCGATTTCCCGGAAAGCGGTGCCAATAGCAGTTGATATTGCAATGGGAAAGAGTGTAAATGAAATGAGGCGGAGATAGTCCGCTCCATCAGAAACAATTTCCGCTTGTGCAGAATTTCCCATAGTCATCATCGCAATGAGCCGTTCAGGAATCGTCCATAGAACAACAAAGTAAATGGCAGAAATAATGAGAGCCATGAGGGTCTTAAAGCGGTATGCCTGTTTCATCCCTTCCGCATCATTGGCTCCACGGAATTGAGCCAGATAAATGCCGCCGGCTCCACAAAGGGTCCAAAGCACAACGAGGTAGACAAAATTTACTTGATTGGCCACATTTACGGCGGCCATTTTTGCATCTCCAAGACCGGCAACCATGAAATTGTCAATGAGTGAAACGAGGCTCATGATAAGTTGCTGCATCATCACCGGCAGGGCAATTTGCAGGGCTTCACGGTAAAAAGACCAAGGGCCTATTTTTTTCATAGTTGTTCTTTGATACTACTTTACAAATGATTAGTCAATGAGCAGAGGTAATGGTTTTAAGAGATTATACAAGTATATAATGCCTCTCAATAAATTATATTGAGAGGCATTACCAGGTTAGTCTTTTTTCTTTGTAGAAAGATGGAAAGGTAGGTAGAGTGGACAAAAAGCTATGGCAGAAGTAAGCAGGAACACTACAGCAAGTATTCCTAGCACAATGGCTGCTATCCCGCTTAATTGTCCGGTGAGAATAAAGATACCGACCACTACAGCTAGTACAATGCGGATAATTCTGTCAATAAGGCCCATATTCGATTGCATAACTACCTCCAATGAGCTTAAAAGTAATACATATTAAATATACTATATAATTTATAAATGGCAAGCATAAATTATATAAATATATAATAAGGAAATATAAAATTGGTAAATTTAAAAACGAGAATACATTTTTTACTAATATATCTCTCTGGTTTGACAGATATATAGATAAGAGGTTATAATGTCATGATGTTATAAGCCTTCATTATTTGATCAAGGAGTAGACCGTGGTTTCGGTCCATAATTATAAACGAATAGAAAACTCAATTTTTAGAAAAACCAAGAGTCTGGTTGTTTCTATAGCTAAACATATTACATCTGTTATTAAAAAGCTTGTCACTTTGGGGAGTCGACAATATACCATTATGCTAATTCCCCATTCTGAGAAACAGGTGTTTAATTTACATGTTACTGTCTTTTCTTTACTTTTAGTCGCGCTTATTCTTGCTGGAATTATTGGATCATTTTTCTGGTATGGATCTGTATATACTGATACTAAGGGAGCTCTCTCTATAAAAGAAAGTAAACTGAAAGAAGCTCAGGCAAATCTGGATCAGTTGAGGGATGAAACTGCGCAACTATTAAAATCTGCTAAAAATTTTGAAGCGGCCCTTTCAAATACCCTCTCATCATTGGGTATTGCTGCAGGATCTTTAAATTCTAACCAGAATCAGAGTTTGGGTGATCTCTCGTCTTTTTTTGAGGTAAAAGAAACAGCCCAAGGTACCTTAAAAGAAGTAAGCGAAATTCGTCGTCTTGCAGGATATCTTTCCTCCGCAGCAGAACCGGTAAAAGAATTGGGAGATTTGCTTAATTCTCAAAGCTCATTATTAACTGATATTCCTAGCCTATGGCCGGTTAAAGGTGGTATTGGACATATATCAATGTATTTTGGGCAAAATGAGAACCCTTTTACCGGACAATGGTATATTCATAAAGGTGTTGATATTTCGACCTATCGTCAGGGAGATCCTGTTGTAGCTTCTGCTGACGGACAGGTAGTCACCGTCGATTATGATATCGGCGGTTTTGGAAATTATATCATCATCAAACATAAGCATGGATTCTATACCCGTTATGCACATCTGCAATCCTTTAGGGTTCAAAAGGGGCAAAAAGTCCAGCAGGGGCAGATTATTGGTTATATAGGCAATACCGGGCTTTCTACAGGTCCCCATCTTCATTATGAAGTACATATTGGTTCAGATGTCGTTGATCCACTTAAATACCTGAACATCCGTGCTAGTCTTGCTGGTGTAAAAAAATAACGAGAAAAATGTATGCCTGAAAAAATATTTGAAAATTTCTCAATTAATACAATTATTGGAACAGGGACCTATATTGAAGGATCTATCTCATCAGCTGGGTTTACTCGGATTGATGGTGCTCTTAAGGGGGATCTCGCTGTTCAGGGGCGAGTAGTGATTGGAGAAAGCGCCAGGATTCGCAGTAATATAGCTGGAACCGCGGTTACTGTTGGTGGAGTAGTTCTGGGGGATATTTTTGCCTATGAGAGGGTAACTGTTTTATCCACTGCTGTTGTGCTTGGTACGATCATTACCTGTCGCATTCAGATTGATGAAGGGTGTATCGTTCATGGTAACGTGGTAACCTGTTCTTCAAAAGAGGAATGGGAACAGCGGTGCTCAGCATATAAGGATGCATTGAGCATCAGACGGAGTTAACCATAGGTTTATGGCAAAGGTTGATTTCCCAGAGAGCCAGACACCGTTTTTTAATCCCACCTTATATTCATCAACTCAGGCAGAATTAAAAAAACAGAAAAAGACGGGAAAGGCCCTGCCAATTTCCTCGTTTTCGAAGTTGGTAGAAAATTCAGAAGAAGAAACCTATGTCGAGTCGGTCTCTCTTCCTGAGGGGATTTCCTCATCTGAAGCGCTGCAATTTCTTTTAGACGAAGTACATACAGCAGGAGAAGCTCTTAAGGAAAAACCCTTTCAGGAGCAAATCCTTCACTATAAAGAGGCAGTACGGAATTTTGTTAAGTATGTAGTGGATAATTCCTATGCTGTGGAAGAGAAAATAAGCGGGACCAACATCCTAAAACGGAAAAAATTTACAATAATTCAGGTAATTGATAAAAAATTAGACCAATTGGCCGCAGGTATTCTCGCAGGCCAGACAAACCAGATTCAAATACTGGCAAAACTGGATGAAATTAAGGGATTGTTAATCAATCTGTTACAATAAGGAACTAGTATGGATAATGAGATACAACACAATGGTATTCATGGAGATGAATTTCATCAATTGGAAGATTCTTCCTACAATGATTATTCTGATACTACCGGTATAGCGGTACCGATTGGAGATAGTACGGAGCCGCTAGACCCGACATTACCTGTTTATCGGCTCAGGCTTCCCTATTCTCATGAAACCTTTCAAGCTGTTTTTACAACAGATCTGTTGTCTGTGGGGGCTATGGTTATAGTTCCAACTCGTTATGGTAAGGATATAGCGCAGATTATTGGACTTGTTGAAAACCGGGGGAATTTAACCATAGGTGAGGTTGTTTCTATAGACCGAATCGCTACTTCTGAAGATATTGAAAAGGCTCAACAGAATAAGGAAAAAGAAAAGGAAGCGTTTACTATTTGCCGTGAAAAAATTATAAGTCATCGGCTCGATATGAAATTGGTATCAGTTCATTATCTTTTAGAAGAATCTAAAATTCTTTTCTTTTTTACCGCGGAAAGCAGGGTGGATTTTCGAGAGCTGGTTAAAGATTTGGTTTCGATTTTTAAGACAAGAATCGAATTACGGCAGATTGGTGTACGGGATGAATCACGGATTGTAGGTGGATTGGGCGTTTGCGGAAGAGGTTATTGTTGTCATACGGTTTCAGATAAACTAAAGCCTGTGTCTATTAAGATGGCGAAGGATCAAAACCTGTCTCTTAATTCTATGAAAATATCTGGTCCCTGTGGACGACTCCTCTGCTGTTTAGCCTATGAACATTCATTTTATAATGAAGTCCGCAGACAGCTTCCGCAGGAAGGATGTAAACTTATCTGGCAGGATGCAAATTGGAAGGTTGCCGAGGTTGATCCTGTTGGCGGTAAAATTAAAGTGATTTGTGAAGACGGCCGGCAGGTTTATGTACCCGTCAGCCGTTTTGAAAAACAGGATGGCCGCTGGAGACTTATAGATTTGTAAAAAGTCTGGCTACGCCCACCAATGCCAATGATGTTCCATCGAAGGGGCGGCCAGAAAAATCAGCATAATAGTCAATTGCTTTAAAACCGCTTCGATGCAGCAATTCAGTAAGTTCTGCTTTTCGGGCAAGGTATAAACGACGTACATCCTGAAAAAGCAGTTGATCCGTCGATGAATAGAGAGAGGCAATAAAGTTCAAGGCCGTTTCATCTTGAACAGGTTCATAACGCCGGACAAAACGGCAGCGGCTTGTTACTATATCGGGAAGGCTGGTTAGTTTGTTCTCTAGTATATGGTCGTAATTAATTACCTGAAAAATAAAAGGTGCGCCAGGTTTTAATAGCTTCTGGACATCCCTGAAGAAATCTCCAATCTCTTCTGCATTGTTCAGATGTACCAGCGTATTTCCCAGACAGAGCACTGCATCGAGACTAGATGGTGGAACATAGTGAGCTACTTCGAGCATATTCATGTGTAAAAAGCGGCCATTTGTCTTAGGTTCAGGGTTTCTGCGGTTTGCGCTCTGAATCATAGCTGTATTAAGGTCAATACCTGTTACATAGTAGCCTTTTTTGATGAGAGCTACTGCGGTAGTCCCTGTTGCACAGCCTACATCCAGAATTTTGGGAACAGTTCCCGCTGGTAAAGGTACCTGTGTTTGAATAAAATCAATTCGATCCTGTTCGAGGGGAAAAATATCATCATAGTATTCAAGTAGATCTTCGTAAAACTGTCGCACCGTATCAACTCCTTTTCGTAATCAGCATGAAAAATAATCCCTAACAGGTTGTTATATGCTATCAATTACTAAGGTGCCCCAGGGTGGGATAATCTTGCCAAGAACACGCTTTTTCTTAGACGTATGGTTTAAGAGCACCATCACTGTTTTCCCTTCCTGAGTTATTCGTTGAACTGCCTCTATACCTAAGCCAAGAAAACGACCCGCTAACCCTGCCTGTTTCAGAATCGATTTATACAGAAAAAAGGTTGTCTTGGGATCCGGAGAAGTGCCCAGATACCACACAAAGCCTTGCCCGTATTTGTTTCGGGTAAAAGCCGGTTTTCCTGTATAGTGTTTCTTTGAATCCCGATAGCGGGCTATAATTGTCGCTGTCTCTGGTTCAAGTATATCGGCCCATACTTCGCCTTTGCAAGTGATAATTTTTGATATAAATTGATGAATGAGCGTATCTTTGAGGCAGATTCCGGTCGATCCTGTACCGAGGGCTTCAAAATTAGTGACCCGTATTCCGGCTAATTCACGGAAAAGGCCGGGTAGAGGCCGGTCTATATTCCAGTTGTCGGTGGTACGGCTTCCAGATCTCCAGCCGAGAACTAGGTGCCCACCTCTGGCGACCCAGTCTGAAAGTTTTTGAACAAAGGCTTCATCGGTAATTTGATAGAACGGTAGGGATATAAGTTTATAGTTATCCAGATTAACCGACTTGGTGCTTTTTATGTCACAATTAACATTATAAAGCACATAGGGAGCAAACCAGCGGGCTAGTTCTGCATCATAACCTACTTGCATGTAAGAAGTGGGGCGCCGATCCATACCAAGAGAAAGGGGTTGTTCGCGGATGAGGCGGGATGTGTCCCTGTCGTAAACAAGGCAAGCCTCTGCAGGTACAGGCTCTGATGCAAAGGTTTTTAAAACCGGACTGAGGTTTTGCATATTTGTAATGATGTGCCGCTCCCGTTCGGTTTCGGTATTATCCGTGTCTCGGATGCCATAACAGAGCTGTTCTTGAGCATAGGGAGCGGTACGCCAGCGGAAATAGAAAATGGCATTGGCTCCTCGGGCGATGGCTTGATTTGTCCAGAGTGCAACCTGTTCTGGGGGTGGCAGGTGCCCCAGCTGGGTGTGCCCTTGGATACCGGAAAATTCTTCCATGACCTTAAAATTCCCCGATGGGTGAAGGCCCCTCACATAGGAGAGTACATAGGAAGTAAAAAAGTAAGGGAGCGGTTCATCCTGGTTGCCCCAAACTGGATAATTGTCCCAGCCAGCAGCATCCATGATACGGACCATGTCTTCCATATCGATGCATTGGGCAAGAGGTGCTGGATAGAGATTGGTAGTTATAAATTGATGGGCTCGAGCCTTTTGCCGGATAATTTGAACCTGGGCTTCTGCCCAGGAAACTGCTGTATCCGATGAGAACCGGTCGTAGTCTAGTAGCAACGCTGGATTGTGGTTTGTGGCTACCTGTTGACGGGGTAGGGGAATCTGGTCAAAGCGGGTGTAGGTGCTCCCCCAGAAGATGGTTCCCCAGCGGCGGTTAAGCTCCTCGATGGTTTCGTAGCGCTTTTCGAGCCAGCGATGCCAGGCGGCCCGGCAATGGTCGCATACGCAATGATCCGAGCCCTCATGACCAATTTCGTTATCAATCTGCCAGCCAATAATACTCTGTCTGGGACCATAGTGATCAGCAATTGCTTGGACAAGTTGCCGGGCCGCCTTCTGGTAGACAGGAGCATTCATACACCCCATACGGCGACAGCCAAAATCTCGGGTCAAGCGGTTCGGATGTACCGCAAGTATGGTTGGATCCTGGTCCACAAGCCAGACAGGCATGATGGCGGTAGGCGTACCGAGCACAACAGTAAGTTTATATTTCTCGAGAATATCGATTACCGAATCGAAAAGTGAAAAGTCATAATTCCCTGGGCGAGGTTCAAGAATAGGCCAGGCAAATTCCATCATACGTACTACCTGAAAGCCCTGTTCTGCCATCCGCTGAACATCGGACTCCCAAAGGGTTTTATCCCATTGTTCTGGATACCAATCAACCCCCCATAACAAATTGTGAGACATGGATTGCTCCTGCTTGTTAGTAAATAGTTGGGTTCCCTTGCCCCAATCGTTCTATCTCGTTATTATAGCACAGGTTTTATGGGAGGAGTTGTATGGCCCATTGTATTGTTGAGGAAGCAGAAGCGATTCTTGATAAGGAATTTTCTGTTTTAGATAAGGGTTTTGTTCGGCTTGTCGATTATCTTGGGAGTGATGAACGGGTTGTTCAGGCAGCCCGAGTCTCCTATGGCGCGGGGACCAAAAGCTATCGGGAAGATGCGGCTCTGATCGACTATCTTTTACGGAATGAACATACATCTCCCTTTGAACAGGTTGTTCTTACTTTTCATATTAAGCTTCCCATTTTTGTGGCCCGCCAGATGATTCGTCATCGAACTGCCCGGCTTAATGAAATATCAGGCCGCTATTCGGTTATGAAAGACGATTTTTATATCCCTGCACCGGAAGATGTGGCGCTCCAGAGCAGCGATAATAAGCAGGGTCGTGCAGAGGAACCCCTAGCACCAGAAGCGGCTGAAGCGGTTCGGAATTTGCTGGCCCTTGGTCAAAAGGAATCCTACGATGACTATGTACGACTTGTGAATCAAGGGATCGCCCGAGAACTTGCACGGATTAATCTTCCGCTCTCCCTCTATACTGAATGGTATTGGCAGATGGATTTGCATAACCTCTTTCATTTTTTTAAGCTCAGGCTCGATGCCCATGCCCAGAAGGAAATTCGAGTCTATGCCAGGGTTATGTTTGATATAACGAGAAAAGTAGCACCCCGCTGTTGTGAGTCCTTTGAGCGGCATATCTTAGGTGGTGTACGATTCTCTCAAGAAGAGTTACTAGAACTGAAGCGTCGTTTGAAAATGGAGAGAGATTTAGACACAAGAGATTCTGGGGAACCTTTAAGCGGAAAGGCATTAGAACGCTTTGAAGAAAAGCTGCGCTCGGGGCGCCAGCTGTGAGCGCCAGCTTTTAGTATAAACTACAGCAATTCTGGCCGGTATACGAGTCGTTCTATTTCATCAATATTGTTTTGTAATATATTCAAGAGTTGGGGGTTGAATTGTCCTGCCAAGTTCCGTTCATCACCCTTAAAAATGATAGCCAGGGCAGTTTCCCGATCATAGGCTTCTTTATAAATTCGGGTAGAACGGAGTGCATCGTATACATCAGCCAGGGCGGTGATTTGGGCTTCGATGGGTATTTGGTTTTCTTTAAGACCGAATGGATAGCCCTTCCCATCCCACCGTTCATGGTGGTACATGGCGATATTGCGGGCTACTTCGAAGAAGGGACCCTCTAATAGTTGGGATGAATAGACCGTATGTTTCTTAATGAGCTCATACTCTTCAGGACTTAACTTGCCGGTTTTCTTCAATAAAAGAGGGTCAATAAATATTTTTCCCACATCGTGAAGTCCTGCAAAGGAAATAATTTCTTCTACTTTTTTCCGTGGCAGGTTCATTTTTCGGGCAAGATAGCCTGAGAGAATGGATACTCTGGTGTTATGGTGTCCTGTTTCTGGGTCATACTGTTCAACAACTTTGGCTAACTTTGATGAAAAGTTATAATAGGCCCGTTTCATAATTTCTGTATGGATACGGATGCGGACAAACCCCCGGGCCAGCTCGGCAAATGAGAGGCACATGCGACGAGCCAAGGGGGTAAAATTGGTAGGTTTCCCTTCAGCAATATCTAACATAAACAGGATCGTGATTTTATCATCCACCGGGATGGTAAACATAATGGTAGATTTTACCGGTTGGAAGGATTTTTGAATTATTTTATATATCTGCTCAGGCATTTTTGCCTTCCAGAGGGCATGTATATTGGGAAGCTCGATGATATGTTTTGTTTCTTCCAGGAGAAACCATTGTTTCTTCATTTTTTTTGATAAGATTGCCTGAATGTGATGACCAAAGGATGATATAAAGGTGAGATTTTTGCCTTTGATAAAGGCAATACTGCCGTAATCTGCCTGGTCAACAAGTCTAAGCAGAACCAAGAGAAGTTGATTAAAAAAAACGGGAAGTCGAACCGTATTGTCCCCAAATTGCTGGGAAATAGAAAGTAGCTGTCGAATCTTTTCCTGTAGGGCGGAAATCTCTTCATAACTATAGATAAGAGATTCATTGATATTTTGCAGGGCAATTTTTTGCTGAGTAAGACTTTGATATTTTCCTGCTAGTTTTAAAAAAGCTTCGAAAGTCTTTTTACTTGAATCGGAAAATGTAACATGGTGGCCCTTTGGTATATCCACTGCAAGAATGATTTGCTCACCTTCATCGATAGAATAGGTTCCGATGAGAGTTCTTTCTACATTGCCTAAAATACCATTTGCAAATTGTTGTGTTGGTTTTGGAGTAGATGAACTGAGGCAGTCTAAAAAGGAAACGAGCTCTTTTACAGTAGACCCCTGGACATTACACCAGGGACTTTCCAGTTTGAGATTAAGTAATTGCTCTAATTCATGGCCAATAGAAGCAACAAAGTACCATCGTTCGGGGTTTCGGATGCTGACGGTTCCCTGGGTTGCCTCGGGAATAAGGGAAAGGGCCACCTCTAATAAACGGTGATAATATAATTCGGGATCCCAATCATACCAGTCTAATTCAAGGAGCAAATCTAGAATTGCCTGGGTTGAGCTGGCAGACTCATGTAGAACTTCCATACATAACCTATATAACTTTTAGTATGCGATATATTTAAGATTTTTTGGAGATATTTGGAGAATTATACTTAAAAAATCCAAAAAACTATAAAACTATATCATAAAAAATTAAAAATATCTAGTTTTATTAAACTATCAATTTTCTTGACGTCTCTTTAGTCAGGAATTATGCTTAAACTTTAGGAGAAGAAGGAATGAAAAAACTATCGGTTAAGCTGATTTTATTTGTTGGGATTAGCGTTATTATCATTGCCCTTTCTATTGGTGCTACTGCTGCGTTCTTTTTATACAAGCTGGCAAATACCAACGCACAACATTTGGAAACGATGTTGATGAGTAAATATGACGAAGAAATCCGCTGGCAGACCGAACAGGCTAGTACCACGCTGAATGCAATTGGGAAATTACGGGATGAGGGGAAACTGGATCGGGATACGGCATTTTTTCTGGCTCAAACACTCATGAATGCACTGCGTTATGGACCGGAGGGATATTTTTGGGCAGATACAGTAGAGGGGGTAAATGTAGCTCATGGAAGCAAACCTGAAAATATCGGCAGGAATCGGATAAATGATGTGGATGCCAAGGGATTTAGATTAATTGAAGCCATTATTAATGCTGGAAAAAATGGGGGCGGGTATACTGATTACTGGTACCCAAAACTAGGGAAGACAGATCCGGAACCTAAAAGAAGTTATAGTCTTTTAAATCCAGCCTTTAACTGGGTTCTTGGGA harbors:
- a CDS encoding HD-GYP domain-containing protein, producing MEVLHESASSTQAILDLLLELDWYDWDPELYYHRLLEVALSLIPEATQGTVSIRNPERWYFVASIGHELEQLLNLKLESPWCNVQGSTVKELVSFLDCLSSSTPKPTQQFANGILGNVERTLIGTYSIDEGEQIILAVDIPKGHHVTFSDSSKKTFEAFLKLAGKYQSLTQQKIALQNINESLIYSYEEISALQEKIRQLLSISQQFGDNTVRLPVFFNQLLLVLLRLVDQADYGSIAFIKGKNLTFISSFGHHIQAILSKKMKKQWFLLEETKHIIELPNIHALWKAKMPEQIYKIIQKSFQPVKSTIMFTIPVDDKITILFMLDIAEGKPTNFTPLARRMCLSFAELARGFVRIRIHTEIMKRAYYNFSSKLAKVVEQYDPETGHHNTRVSILSGYLARKMNLPRKKVEEIISFAGLHDVGKIFIDPLLLKKTGKLSPEEYELIKKHTVYSSQLLEGPFFEVARNIAMYHHERWDGKGYPFGLKENQIPIEAQITALADVYDALRSTRIYKEAYDRETALAIIFKGDERNLAGQFNPQLLNILQNNIDEIERLVYRPELL